From Polaribacter haliotis:
AGTGTTATTTTTGAAAGTAAAAATGAAGCTGGTATCTTAAAAGCATTGCATGAAAATCATTATTATGAAGAAGTCGCTTACGAGTTAATTACGACCGAAAATGTACACCAAAATATTGGAATGGGAATGTTTGGCGAGCTTCCTGCAGAAATGGATGAAAAAGAATTTTTACTATTTTTAAAACAAACAATGAAAACAGATTGTATAAGACATTCTATTTTTCTGAATAAAAAAATAAAAAAAGTAGCAGTTTTAGGTGGTTCAGGAAGTTTTGCAATTTCTAATGCAAAAAGAGCTGGAGCAGACGCTTATGTAAGTGCAGACTTTAAATATCATGAATTTTTTAAGGCAGAAAACCGTATTTTATTAGCCGATATTGGGCATTATGAAAGCGAACAGTTTACAAAAAACCTTTTGGTTGATTATCTTACGAAAAAATTCACTAATTTTGCAGTCATTTTATCAGAAAAAAGTACAAATCCTATTTATTATATATAAACATGGCAAAGAAGAAAGAAGTTTCGGTTGAACAAAAATTAAGAGCATTGTATGATTTACAATTAATAGACTCTAGAATTGACGAAATTAGAAACGTTAGAGGTGAATTGCCTTTAGAAGTGGAAGATTTAGAAGATGAAGTTGCTGGATTAAATACACGTATTTCAAATTTAGCAGAAGATGCTTCGAATTTAGAAACAGAAATCAACAACAAAAAACAGTCGATTGAAGATTCTAATGCGTTAATGAAAAAATACGACGAGCAACAAAAAAATGTTAGAAATAACAGAGAGTTTGACTCTTTATCTAAAGAAATTGAATACCAAGATTTAGAAATTCAATTAGCAGAGAAAAGAATTAACGAGTACAAAGCTAAAATTGCTCAGAAAAATGAAATAATCGACGCTACTAAAGAAAAATTAGCAAAGCAAGAGCAACACTTAAGTCATAAAAAAGCTGAATTAGATGCAATATTAAAAGAAACTGAAAAAGAAGAAAAACTTTTATCAGAAAAATCTGAAGAATTTGCAAAATCTTTAGACGAGCATTTATTTACAGCTTATAACAGAATTAGAACCAAAGTAAAAAATGGTTTAGCTGTTGTGGCAATCGAACGTGGAGCTTCTGGAGGATCTTATTTTACGATTCCACCACA
This genomic window contains:
- a CDS encoding zinc ribbon domain-containing protein, which encodes MAKKKEVSVEQKLRALYDLQLIDSRIDEIRNVRGELPLEVEDLEDEVAGLNTRISNLAEDASNLETEINNKKQSIEDSNALMKKYDEQQKNVRNNREFDSLSKEIEYQDLEIQLAEKRINEYKAKIAQKNEIIDATKEKLAKQEQHLSHKKAELDAILKETEKEEKLLSEKSEEFAKSLDEHLFTAYNRIRTKVKNGLAVVAIERGASGGSYFTIPPQVQLEIANRKKITIDEHSGRILVDAALAEEEKEKMDKLFS